From a single Serratia surfactantfaciens genomic region:
- the tauA gene encoding taurine ABC transporter substrate-binding protein has translation MAGKLFSLRNAALLALSLSAASAYAVDVTVAYQTSAEPAKVAQAENSFAKKSGATVDWRKFDSGSSVLRALASGDVQIGNIGSSPLAVAASQKLPIEVFLIASQLGSSEALVVKNDIKSPQDLIGKRIAVPFISTTHYSLLASLKHWGIKPEQVKILNLQPPAIAAAWQRGDIDGAYVWAPVVNELAKQGKVLTDSAQVGEWGSPTLDVWVVRKDFAEKHPDVVTAFAASALQAQQAYLAAPEQWLKDPNHLSTLARLSGVPQAQVPELVKGNRYLPVADQVAQLGQPVDKAIRDTAEFLKQQGKIPQVDSDYSAYVTDRFVKQVQAAPQS, from the coding sequence ATGGCGGGCAAACTCTTTTCCTTACGCAACGCGGCGCTGTTGGCGTTGTCGCTCAGCGCGGCCAGCGCCTACGCGGTGGACGTGACCGTGGCGTATCAGACGTCGGCGGAACCGGCCAAGGTGGCGCAGGCGGAAAACAGCTTCGCCAAAAAATCCGGCGCGACCGTCGACTGGCGTAAGTTCGACAGCGGCTCCAGCGTGCTGCGCGCGCTGGCCTCCGGCGACGTGCAGATCGGCAATATCGGCTCCAGCCCACTGGCGGTGGCCGCCAGCCAAAAACTCCCCATCGAAGTGTTCCTCATCGCCTCGCAGCTCGGCAGCTCCGAAGCGCTGGTGGTGAAGAATGACATCAAAAGCCCGCAGGATCTGATCGGCAAGCGCATCGCGGTGCCGTTTATCTCCACCACCCATTACAGCCTGCTGGCTTCGCTCAAACATTGGGGCATCAAGCCTGAGCAAGTGAAGATCCTCAATCTGCAGCCGCCGGCCATCGCCGCCGCCTGGCAGCGCGGCGACATCGACGGCGCGTACGTCTGGGCGCCGGTAGTCAACGAACTGGCGAAACAGGGCAAGGTGCTGACCGACTCCGCGCAGGTAGGCGAATGGGGCTCGCCTACGCTGGACGTGTGGGTGGTGCGCAAGGACTTCGCCGAGAAACATCCCGACGTGGTGACCGCCTTTGCCGCCAGCGCGCTGCAGGCGCAACAGGCCTACCTGGCGGCGCCGGAACAGTGGCTGAAAGATCCGAACCATCTCAGCACGCTGGCGCGCCTGAGCGGCGTGCCGCAAGCGCAGGTGCCGGAGCTGGTGAAGGGGAACCGTTATCTGCCGGTGGCGGATCAGGTTGCCCAGCTCGGCCAGCCGGTGGATAAGGCGATCCGCGATACCGCCGAATTCCTCAAGCAGCAGGGCAAGATCCCGCAGGTCGACAGCGACTACAGCGCGTATGTGACCGACCGTTTTGTGAAACAGGTGCAGGCTGCGCCGCAGTCGTAA